In the Setaria italica strain Yugu1 chromosome VI, Setaria_italica_v2.0, whole genome shotgun sequence genome, one interval contains:
- the LOC101769523 gene encoding serpin-Z1, whose product MEDDQLTAAARDLAAFSVLLVRHLGGHHQEETTAPNKLQTTNMAFSPMSFHAILSLLAAGATGAARDQIASFLGPAGADAHEALASKVASYVLATHENIDWVEEDDEEEAPTPPPGVWCAMGVWVDSSLVLKPAFATVAASKYNAEARAISFRNTPAQAREEINEWFESKTGGHLQGLLPESYISASTLLVLANALYFRGYWYDPFFPEMTRDGTFYVSPGHEVTVPFMERNHLHEWMQIGCHPGFKVLRMAYINRKREHCFSMYIYLPDDRDGLPDLVRELSSNPVALLHGKVVPDRKVLVGELQIPKFDVSLQADVSRLLADLGLDLTQFRPAGHSFSEMVALAEADDEDMLPPMAVPSIIQQCSVRVNERGTVAAAATELEILGFAMGKPEPVVDFVADHPFLFFIKEDHSRVVLFAGQVLDPSSPR is encoded by the exons ATGGAGGACGACCAGCTCACCGCTGCAGCGCGAGACCTCGCCGCATTCTCCGTGCTGCTCGTCCGCCACCTCGGCGGCCACCACCAAGAAGAGACAACGGCGCCCAACAAGCTCCAGACCACCAACATGGCCTTCTCGCCCATGTCCTTCCACgccatcctctccctcctcgcTGCCGGGGCCACGGGCGCCGCACGCGACCAGATCGCCTCTTTcctcggccccgccggcgcggACGCGCATGAGGCCCTCGCCTCCAAGGTGGCCTCCTATGTCCTCGCCACCCACGAAAACATCGACTgggtcgaggaggacgacgaggaggaggcgcctACGCCACCGCCCGGGGTCTGGTGCGCCATGGGAGTCTGGGTGGACTCCTCGCTTGTCCTGAAGCCCGCTTTTGCGACCGTGGCCGCCTCCAAGTACAATGCAGAGGCGCGAGCCATCTCCTTCAGAAACACG CCTGCGCAGGCTAGAGAAGAGATCAACGAGTGGTTCGAGAGCAAGACCGGCGGCCACCTCCAAGGCCTCCTCCCGGAGAGCTACATCAGCGCCTCGACGCTGCTGGTCCTCGCCAACGCCCTCTACTTCCGAGGCTACTGGTACGACCCCTTCTTTCCGGAGATGACGCGGGACGGAACTTTCTACGTCTCACCCGGCCACGAGGTCACCGTGCCCTTCATGGAAAGAAACCACCTCCACGAGTGGATGCAGATCGGCTGCCACCCCGGCTTCAAGGTCCTGCGGATGGCCTACATCAACCGCAAACGGGAGCATTGCTTCTCCATGTACATCTACCTCCCCGACGACCGCGACGGCCTGCCGGACCTGGTGCGCGAGCTCAGCTCCAACCCGGTTGCTCTCCTTCACGGAAAGGTCGTGCCCGATCGGAAGGTCCTCGTCGGCGAGTTGCAGATCCCAAAGTTCGACGTCTCGCTGCAAGCGGACGTCTCCCGTCTCCTTGCAGACCTTGGTCTGGATCTGACGCAGTTCCGTCCCGCCGGCCACTCCTTCTCCGAGATGGTGGCGCTGGCCGAAGCCGATGATGAGGATATGCTGCCACCGATGGCCGTTCCCTCGATCATCCAGCAGTGCTCTGTCCGCGTTAACGAGAGAGGCACCGTCGCTGCAGCAGCCACCGAGCTAGAGATTTTGGGTTTTGCCATGGGCAAACCTGAACCTGTTGTCGACTTCGTCGCTGATCACCCTTTCCTATTCTTCATCAAGGAGGACCATAGCCGTGTGGTTCTTTTCGCCGGCCAGGTCCTTGACCCTTCGTCACCACGTTAG
- the LOC105914551 gene encoding vignain-like: MAATGRITGCVFVLAILVCAEACITPDARAGAVVEPDRRRRRSPPRSPAPRPRPSPPPRRNDDGPLPEAVDWRQRGAVTLPKDQGNLGSCWAFAAVAAIEGLHKIRTGRLVALSAQQVVDCSGIKERRSPRNAFEWIKSNGGITSEANYPYVGREGTCVDGKLKNFAAQITGYKRTDNASELALMAARFGLLLPVQAVEGPYRRLSQQ, from the exons ATGGCGGCTACTGGTCGCATTACTGGCTGCGTCTTCGTCCTCGCCATTTTGGTGTGCGCTGAAGCTTGCATCACACCGGATGCCAGAGCGGGCGCGGTGGTCGAGCctgaccggcgccggcgcagatCCCCACCAAGATCCCCGGCGCCCCGGCCCCGACCCTCCCCTCCACCCAGGAGGAATGACGACGGGCCACTGCCGGAGGCGGTGGACTGGAGACAGAGAGGGGCAGTAACATTGCCCAAGGACCAAGGAAATCTCG GTTCTTGCTGGGCGTTCGCGGCTGTGGCCGCGATCGAGGGCCTGCACAAGATCAGAACGGGCAGGCTCGTGGCCCTGTCCGCTCAGCAAGTGGTGGACTGCTCCGGGATCAAGGAAAGAAGGTCCCCGAGGAATGCCTTTGAGTGGATCAAGAGCAACGGCGGAATCACGTCGGAGGCGAATTACCCTTACGTGGGTAGAGAAGGCACCTGCGTGGACGGGAAGCTCAAAAACTTCGCGGCCCAGATCACAGGCTACAAGCGCACGGACAACGCCTCAGAGCTTGCTCTGATGGCCGCGCG ATTTGGGCTATTACTGCCGGTCCAGGCGGtggaagggccttaccgccgcctCAGTCAGCAGTAA